Proteins encoded in a region of the Caballeronia sp. M1242 genome:
- a CDS encoding PAS domain-containing methyl-accepting chemotaxis protein → MNPNAEPSLTACASNAAAAGQKPLAELRSLWATTEKERAVVEFSPDGVILRANANFLTLMGYRADEVVGSHHRIFCDAAYANSQAYQDFWIMLASGREASGEFRRLNKTRSEVWIHGSYTPVLDESGNVQKIVKVATDITGARTLADDHAGKVRAMERAQAVIEFDLHGHVLAANDLFLHLMGYSLEEVKGQHHRMFCEPSYLNTDAYRSFWEKLGRGEYDAGQYKRIAKGGREVWIQATYNPIYSSDGRLIKIVKFASDITEFKRGVAERDGRLAAIDRANAVVEFDLEGNVLAANQNFTDAIGYTLREIVGKHHRMFCDPETTATAEYRDFWARLSRGDYHAGRFERVSKHGYRVWLQATYNPVLDESGRPYKIVKYASDITAQVERERRMQASLIAMSEKIDELSQSIDGIAARTREATAVATETQAEADTGGRTLAESMSAIKEIEQSSAGISEVVKVISEIATQTNMLAFNAAIEAARAGEHGLGFSVVASEVRRLAERCSQATNEIRRHIDESVHRIKTGSETSGRAADGFDRIRAGVHRTTETIAGIHQVTEKQATATRTVSELLRELTLVTGGEAAVRSSSTVAALSRQTQ, encoded by the coding sequence ATGAACCCGAACGCCGAACCCTCCCTCACCGCATGCGCGTCGAACGCGGCAGCAGCCGGTCAGAAGCCCCTCGCGGAATTGCGCTCCTTGTGGGCCACCACAGAGAAAGAGCGAGCCGTCGTCGAATTCTCGCCCGACGGCGTGATTCTGCGCGCGAATGCCAATTTCCTGACGTTGATGGGCTACCGGGCCGATGAGGTGGTCGGATCGCACCACCGCATCTTCTGCGACGCCGCATACGCCAACAGTCAGGCATATCAGGACTTCTGGATCATGCTCGCGTCCGGACGCGAAGCGAGCGGCGAATTCAGACGCCTGAACAAGACGCGCTCGGAAGTCTGGATTCACGGCTCGTATACGCCTGTTCTCGACGAAAGCGGCAATGTCCAGAAGATCGTGAAGGTCGCCACCGACATTACCGGCGCGCGCACGCTCGCCGACGATCACGCCGGCAAGGTGCGGGCGATGGAACGCGCTCAAGCTGTCATCGAATTCGATCTGCATGGCCACGTCCTTGCGGCGAACGACCTGTTCCTGCATCTGATGGGCTACAGCCTCGAAGAAGTGAAGGGCCAGCATCACCGGATGTTCTGCGAGCCGTCGTATCTGAATACGGACGCTTATCGCTCGTTCTGGGAAAAGCTCGGGCGCGGCGAGTATGACGCCGGGCAGTACAAGCGCATCGCGAAGGGCGGGCGCGAAGTATGGATTCAGGCGACGTACAACCCGATCTATAGCTCGGACGGCCGGCTCATCAAGATCGTGAAATTCGCCTCCGACATCACCGAGTTCAAACGCGGCGTCGCTGAGCGAGATGGCCGCCTGGCCGCCATCGACCGGGCCAATGCTGTGGTCGAGTTCGACCTCGAAGGCAACGTTCTCGCCGCCAATCAGAACTTCACGGATGCGATTGGCTATACGCTGCGCGAGATCGTCGGCAAGCATCACAGAATGTTTTGCGATCCCGAGACGACTGCGACGGCCGAATACCGCGACTTCTGGGCGCGACTGAGCCGCGGCGACTATCACGCCGGGCGCTTCGAGCGCGTATCGAAGCACGGGTACCGCGTGTGGCTTCAGGCGACCTACAACCCCGTGCTCGACGAGTCTGGACGGCCCTACAAGATCGTGAAGTACGCGAGCGACATCACCGCGCAAGTGGAGCGCGAGCGCCGGATGCAGGCCAGTCTGATCGCAATGAGCGAGAAGATCGACGAGCTGTCCCAGTCCATCGACGGCATCGCCGCGCGCACGCGCGAGGCAACCGCTGTCGCGACCGAAACGCAGGCCGAGGCGGATACGGGCGGCCGTACGCTGGCTGAATCGATGTCGGCGATCAAGGAGATCGAGCAGTCCTCCGCCGGTATCAGCGAAGTGGTGAAGGTCATCAGCGAGATCGCCACGCAGACCAACATGCTCGCCTTCAACGCAGCCATCGAAGCGGCGCGCGCGGGAGAGCATGGGCTGGGATTCTCGGTCGTCGCGAGCGAAGTGCGTCGGCTGGCCGAGCGTTGCTCGCAAGCGACCAACGAGATTCGTCGTCACATCGACGAGTCCGTGCATCGCATCAAGACCGGAAGCGAAACGTCCGGACGCGCAGCCGATGGCTTCGACCGTATTCGCGCCGGTGTGCACCGTACGACCGAGACCATCGCCGGAATCCATCAGGTAACCGAAAAGCAGGCAACCGCCACACGTACCGTTTCCGAACTGTTGCGCGAGCTCACGCTGGTAACGGGCGGCGAAGCAGCGGTTCGTTCATCTTCCACCGTGGCCGCGCTGTCCCGCCAGACGCAATGA
- a CDS encoding LacI family DNA-binding transcriptional regulator — MSTIQDVAREAGVSVSTVSNVLNGRIDQMRQETLARVQAAISTLRYRPSTLARQLKTGQTPIVGLLVPSIANPMYGYIAREVETYAQERYGYRVMIGNTYRDPAKEASFFEDLLSQGVRRVIVISSLANERHLETAAGRGMVVVSYDRRATEGEATRVDHVTPDNFGAARMATRHLIGQGHTRLAFATLTGMTMSRRDKIDGFLAAASEAGLSGRAQVLDSGPVNEYGDSMIAENGRALARRLAADDERPTGIVAVNDLMALGLMAGLRESGLRVPEDVSIVGMDGHFLAAISNPALTTVQLPVPAMAAAMVERVMRAHDEPMPASEQALFTEITLVERESVAPPGNARPVTKQSRTRK, encoded by the coding sequence ATGAGCACCATTCAGGATGTGGCCCGCGAAGCCGGCGTGTCCGTGAGCACTGTGTCGAACGTGCTCAACGGCCGCATCGATCAGATGCGCCAGGAAACGCTTGCCCGCGTGCAGGCCGCCATCAGCACGCTGCGGTATCGCCCGAGCACGCTGGCGCGTCAGTTGAAGACCGGGCAGACGCCGATCGTCGGATTGCTGGTGCCGTCCATCGCCAATCCGATGTACGGCTATATCGCGCGCGAAGTCGAAACCTATGCGCAGGAGCGTTACGGCTATCGGGTGATGATTGGCAACACGTATCGCGATCCGGCGAAAGAAGCCTCGTTCTTCGAGGATCTGCTCTCGCAGGGCGTGCGCCGCGTGATCGTGATTTCATCGCTCGCCAATGAGCGCCATCTGGAAACCGCCGCCGGACGCGGAATGGTCGTCGTGAGTTACGACCGCCGCGCGACCGAAGGCGAAGCCACGCGCGTCGATCATGTAACGCCCGACAACTTCGGTGCCGCGCGCATGGCGACACGTCATCTCATCGGACAGGGTCACACGCGGCTTGCGTTCGCGACGCTGACCGGCATGACGATGAGCCGGCGCGACAAGATCGACGGCTTTCTCGCCGCTGCGAGCGAAGCGGGCCTGTCCGGGCGCGCGCAGGTGCTCGACAGCGGTCCGGTCAACGAATACGGCGACTCGATGATCGCCGAGAACGGCCGCGCGCTTGCGCGTCGACTGGCGGCCGACGACGAGCGCCCGACCGGGATCGTCGCGGTCAACGACCTGATGGCGCTGGGTCTGATGGCGGGCTTGCGCGAATCAGGGCTGCGCGTGCCCGAGGACGTGTCGATCGTCGGCATGGACGGGCACTTTCTGGCGGCGATCTCGAACCCCGCGCTCACCACCGTGCAGCTTCCGGTGCCCGCCATGGCCGCCGCGATGGTCGAACGGGTGATGCGCGCGCACGACGAGCCGATGCCCGCATCGGAGCAGGCGCTGTTCACGGAGATCACGCTCGTCGAACGGGAATCGGTAGCGCCGCCGGGCAACGCCAGGCCGGTAACGAAGCAATCCAGGACCAGAAAATGA
- a CDS encoding GAF domain-containing protein — translation MSEYPVLYNEEDRLDAVAQCGLLDTPDDPRLDRITRLAAYVTACPIALVSIVAAHRQWFKSRHGLAVRQTPRDVAFCNYALVEPGIFVVEDATKDDRFRMNALVTGDPGIRFYAGIAITGASGHRLGTLCVIDTSPRALSPVQRRLFEDLAGCAADVLRVVEAEVTAR, via the coding sequence ATGTCCGAGTATCCGGTTTTATATAACGAAGAAGACAGACTTGATGCAGTCGCGCAATGCGGCTTGCTCGACACGCCCGACGATCCCCGGCTCGACCGCATCACGCGGCTTGCGGCTTACGTCACGGCGTGTCCGATCGCGCTGGTGTCGATCGTTGCCGCGCACCGGCAATGGTTCAAGTCGCGGCACGGGCTCGCGGTTAGGCAAACGCCTCGTGATGTCGCCTTCTGCAACTATGCGCTCGTCGAGCCGGGCATCTTCGTGGTCGAAGATGCCACGAAAGATGATCGCTTTCGAATGAACGCACTCGTGACGGGCGACCCGGGCATCCGGTTCTATGCGGGCATCGCGATCACCGGGGCGAGTGGCCACCGTTTGGGCACCTTATGCGTCATCGACACATCTCCTCGGGCGCTGTCGCCTGTCCAAAGGCGCTTGTTCGAGGATCTCGCGGGCTGCGCCGCCGACGTTTTGCGCGTGGTCGAAGCTGAAGTGACCGCGCGGTAA
- a CDS encoding GNAT family N-acetyltransferase, with translation MLVRQLTRFDASSFVSLRLAGLKECPASFASSYEEEAGRSLHDVEKQLAAERGEGVFGSFDETRLVGVAGLGREHPRKLSHKAFVWGVYVAPEMRGRGISRALIVELIRFAQLRSDITQINLTVNAKNELALRLYKSLGFEPFGIERNSLLVDGCFHDEVHMSLQMDRRTAS, from the coding sequence ATGCTCGTTCGCCAACTCACTCGATTCGACGCGTCATCATTCGTCTCTCTGCGGCTTGCCGGACTGAAGGAGTGTCCCGCTTCATTCGCATCCAGCTATGAAGAGGAAGCGGGCCGCTCGCTGCATGACGTCGAGAAGCAACTGGCAGCGGAGCGAGGCGAAGGCGTGTTCGGCTCTTTCGATGAAACCCGCCTGGTCGGCGTCGCGGGCCTCGGACGTGAGCACCCGCGAAAGCTGAGTCACAAGGCGTTTGTCTGGGGCGTTTATGTCGCGCCGGAAATGAGAGGCCGAGGCATCAGCAGAGCGCTCATTGTCGAACTCATTCGATTCGCGCAACTTAGGTCCGACATCACACAAATCAACCTGACTGTGAACGCGAAGAACGAGCTTGCACTCCGGCTCTATAAGTCGTTGGGCTTTGAACCTTTCGGTATAGAGCGGAACTCGTTGTTGGTGGACGGTTGCTTTCACGACGAGGTGCACATGTCGCTGCAGATGGATCGCCGGACCGCGTCGTAG
- a CDS encoding amidohydrolase, with amino-acid sequence MTSPLSFDGACDCHIHVYEEGYPLAASATFIPPPAPASAYARVQRALGLSRAIVVQPTGYGFDNRCTLAAIAELGSGARGVAVVPPDVGEDELQRLHDAGIRGVRFMMLPGGVLPWDALAEMSARIAPLGWHIDLQLDGHALPRHEPMLSRLASRLVIDHIGKFLAPVTPTSEGFASLCRLLDGGRCWIKLSAPYESSRVGPPAFDDVAWLVSDLSSRYPERGLWASNWPHPNVRPVPEDARMLEWAMELVAGDETRRRILVENPAEVYQF; translated from the coding sequence ATGACGTCGCCGCTATCTTTCGACGGCGCGTGCGATTGCCACATTCACGTGTACGAAGAAGGCTATCCGCTCGCCGCGAGCGCGACGTTCATTCCGCCACCGGCCCCTGCGTCCGCGTATGCGCGAGTGCAGCGCGCGCTTGGCCTGTCCCGCGCGATCGTCGTGCAGCCAACCGGTTATGGCTTCGACAATCGCTGCACGCTTGCGGCGATAGCCGAACTGGGCAGCGGCGCGCGCGGCGTCGCGGTCGTGCCGCCGGATGTCGGCGAAGACGAATTGCAGCGTCTGCATGACGCGGGCATTCGTGGCGTGCGCTTCATGATGCTCCCGGGCGGCGTTTTGCCGTGGGACGCGCTCGCGGAGATGTCCGCGCGCATCGCGCCACTCGGCTGGCACATCGATCTGCAACTCGACGGGCATGCGTTGCCGCGCCATGAGCCGATGTTGTCGCGTCTCGCCTCCCGGCTCGTGATCGACCATATCGGCAAGTTCCTCGCGCCTGTCACGCCGACGAGCGAAGGCTTCGCGTCGCTGTGCCGTTTGCTCGATGGCGGGCGTTGCTGGATCAAGCTGTCCGCGCCGTATGAGAGTTCGCGCGTCGGTCCGCCCGCGTTCGACGATGTGGCGTGGCTCGTGAGCGATCTGTCGTCGCGGTATCCGGAGCGGGGACTGTGGGCATCCAACTGGCCGCATCCGAATGTGCGGCCGGTGCCTGAGGACGCGCGCATGCTCGAGTGGGCGATGGAGCTCGTCGCGGGGGACGAAACGCGGCGCAGGATTCTTGTCGAGAATCCGGCTGAGGTGTATCAGTTCTAA
- a CDS encoding Zn-dependent hydrolase, translating to MLKIDPARLMNDLEHLRSFGATGTGVVRLSLSPVDMDARRWLAQRMNEAGLDVSIDGVGNVFGRSRNDGPALLIGSHTDTQPTGGWLDGALGVIYGLEIARALGECDATRHLAVDVASWIDEEGTFSGFLGSRSFVGEPVDEAIVSARNREGVLLGDALAQAGIADAPRARIDRARHKAYMEPHIEQGGRLEAHGHAIGVVTTIVGIRELRLRFTGQRNHAGTTPMSIRRDAGAGLVAFITRMNEAFERLADADTVWTVGRIDLDPGSFSVVPGSADMYLQFRDADAQRLTAMEAALAELIREFNAQEKVSVEIRDIEPPEEPVTMDAALQAHLADAAEALAPGQWERMPSGASHDAQVLAHHLPACMLFVPSIGGVSHDFIEDTAEAHIVLGCEVAACAAAEILQRMRG from the coding sequence GTGTTGAAGATCGATCCCGCCCGCCTCATGAACGACCTCGAGCACCTGCGCAGCTTCGGCGCGACGGGTACGGGCGTCGTGCGTCTTTCGCTCTCGCCGGTGGATATGGACGCGCGCCGCTGGCTGGCGCAGCGCATGAACGAGGCCGGGCTCGATGTATCGATCGACGGCGTGGGCAACGTGTTCGGCCGCTCGCGCAACGACGGCCCGGCGTTGCTGATCGGCTCGCATACCGACACCCAGCCGACCGGCGGCTGGCTCGACGGCGCGCTCGGCGTGATCTACGGCCTCGAAATCGCCCGCGCGCTTGGCGAGTGCGATGCGACGCGCCATCTCGCCGTGGACGTCGCATCGTGGATCGACGAGGAAGGCACGTTCTCGGGCTTTCTCGGCAGCCGCAGCTTCGTCGGCGAACCCGTCGACGAGGCGATTGTGAGCGCGCGCAATCGCGAAGGCGTTCTGCTCGGCGACGCGCTTGCACAGGCCGGCATCGCGGACGCGCCGCGCGCACGCATCGACCGCGCGCGTCACAAGGCGTACATGGAGCCGCATATCGAGCAGGGCGGCCGGCTGGAGGCGCATGGCCATGCCATCGGCGTGGTGACGACGATCGTCGGCATACGCGAGCTCCGGCTGCGCTTCACGGGGCAGCGCAATCATGCGGGGACGACGCCGATGTCGATTCGCCGCGACGCCGGCGCGGGACTGGTCGCGTTCATTACGCGCATGAACGAAGCATTCGAGCGGCTCGCCGATGCCGATACCGTGTGGACGGTCGGGCGCATCGATCTTGATCCGGGATCGTTCAGCGTGGTGCCGGGTTCCGCCGACATGTACCTGCAATTTCGCGACGCCGACGCGCAACGCCTCACCGCAATGGAAGCCGCGCTCGCCGAGCTGATCCGCGAGTTCAACGCGCAAGAAAAGGTGAGCGTCGAGATACGCGACATCGAGCCGCCCGAAGAGCCGGTCACGATGGACGCGGCGCTGCAAGCCCACCTCGCCGATGCAGCGGAAGCGCTCGCGCCGGGGCAATGGGAGCGCATGCCGAGCGGTGCGTCACACGACGCGCAGGTGCTGGCGCATCATCTGCCCGCGTGCATGCTGTTCGTGCCGAGCATCGGCGGAGTCAGCCATGACTTCATCGAGGATACGGCGGAGGCGCATATCGTACTGGGTTGCGAAGTCGCGGCGTGCGCGGCGGCGGAGATTCTGCAAAGGATGCGGGGATAG
- a CDS encoding chemotaxis protein CheW, which produces MMDSSALVVGVVQVGSIRFGIPVEHIAEAVEAPCAYQHVPGQPASMKGYFLLRGDAVATLDTYALICPDETARAPARHVIVLRHGDAVFGIEVDAVGKTEAIERDSLITLAPDDESAAGLFPVLAALGEPPSLIGIVNVDKLYEATAGRAARKAVRLRDSESPRASSNKDEKSRRRQHAIVRCGEHLLGVDALAVRCVIPMPELQQPSPGNTTFLGVANWLGADLAVMDLPSVLGLPQRETGEGKYLLVLAHGDRVTGFAVDELSELVLLAPKDIRPVSPAAFAQPGFFLGAIGTSRSRTALILNPEALSSSGRLMHLPRTAATQKTSATVNAAAAYTGSYIVFSVAGRPYATNIEHVAGIVTKPKVEVCGGVDQASLGLINWRNDLIELVNLDLAAGSDIERSEPPQALVIVVDGLTLAFAVDTVLTMSGPTDATQISRGFDPETGGTYQIVTMIEPSRISYRLIDLAQKVSERFGALQVGEQAAA; this is translated from the coding sequence ATGATGGATTCGTCCGCACTTGTTGTCGGCGTCGTGCAAGTCGGCTCGATCCGCTTCGGGATCCCTGTCGAGCACATCGCGGAGGCGGTGGAAGCGCCGTGCGCCTATCAGCACGTGCCAGGTCAGCCGGCCAGCATGAAGGGATACTTTCTGCTGCGCGGCGACGCCGTTGCCACGCTCGATACCTACGCACTTATCTGCCCCGATGAGACAGCGCGCGCGCCAGCGCGACACGTCATCGTGCTGCGCCACGGCGATGCCGTCTTTGGTATCGAAGTCGATGCAGTCGGGAAAACCGAAGCGATCGAACGAGATAGCTTGATTACGCTGGCGCCAGACGATGAATCCGCAGCGGGCCTCTTTCCTGTGTTGGCCGCGCTCGGAGAACCGCCATCGCTCATCGGCATTGTGAACGTTGATAAGCTCTACGAAGCAACGGCGGGAAGGGCTGCGCGCAAGGCGGTTCGGCTGCGCGACTCTGAAAGCCCACGAGCTAGCTCGAACAAGGATGAGAAGTCGCGACGCAGGCAGCACGCGATCGTACGTTGCGGCGAGCATCTGCTCGGCGTCGACGCGCTCGCCGTCCGATGTGTCATTCCTATGCCCGAGCTTCAGCAGCCGAGTCCGGGCAACACCACATTCCTGGGTGTCGCGAATTGGCTGGGTGCGGATCTGGCCGTGATGGACCTTCCTTCGGTATTGGGCCTTCCCCAGCGCGAAACGGGAGAAGGCAAGTACTTGCTCGTCCTCGCACACGGTGACCGCGTGACCGGTTTCGCCGTTGATGAGCTTTCAGAACTGGTACTGCTAGCGCCTAAGGACATACGGCCGGTGTCGCCCGCTGCCTTTGCTCAGCCCGGATTCTTCTTGGGCGCTATCGGTACCTCTCGAAGCAGAACGGCGCTGATTCTGAACCCGGAAGCGCTTTCCAGCAGCGGACGCCTGATGCATCTACCGCGCACCGCAGCTACGCAGAAGACTTCGGCCACAGTGAATGCGGCAGCGGCCTATACCGGTTCCTACATTGTGTTCTCGGTGGCGGGACGTCCTTACGCGACGAACATCGAACACGTGGCCGGAATCGTGACGAAGCCCAAGGTCGAAGTGTGCGGTGGCGTTGACCAAGCAAGCCTTGGACTCATCAACTGGCGCAACGACTTAATCGAGCTCGTGAACCTCGACTTGGCGGCGGGCAGCGACATCGAGCGTTCTGAGCCGCCGCAGGCGCTGGTGATCGTGGTGGACGGGCTCACGCTTGCGTTTGCGGTCGACACCGTGCTGACGATGTCGGGCCCGACCGACGCGACGCAGATTTCGCGAGGCTTCGACCCTGAAACGGGCGGCACGTATCAGATCGTAACCATGATCGAGCCTAGCCGGATCAGCTATCGACTTATCGACCTCGCTCAAAAGGTGTCCGAGAGGTTCGGCGCGTTACAGGTCGGTGAGCAAGCGGCTGCCTAG
- a CDS encoding bifunctional diguanylate cyclase/phosphodiesterase, with the protein MSENQCNGVAVLRHGSQDSVTSRGATSEEALCEQPVEEAIKSSADSVSANEALMEFLYRAPIGLLQISALGVIEMINPMSARLLMPLSPDGNLVNLFDVLETIAPQFRRMVQEYEAPAGPVCDAVRITVPRASRNTLAPQVLSVSLLKLDQNHLMAMVSDVTLESQREQSILDKKLGEAARRDKLTKMPNRTSICEFIQGGAQPQTRNARRFVVLFINCDRFKQINDSLGHSAGDEVLAEVANRLITTLGLPDSQSGQYDSGLLAGRLGGDEFVVVIGEPRSESDVLSLADRILGVLSEPYRIAGQQLHLSVSIGIVQSATSSAHPDAILQDASIAMVEAKRRGGARHVSFEPSMHERAARRAQMENDLRRAIGNQELFVVYQPVVMLAPTADRWSFPPHAAAVEALVRWRHPVRGVVPPVEFIGVAEECGLIGALGEYVLDTACRQFVAWKRELGRLAPRLLAVNLSRAQLTDEGFVAYVSRTLQDSGMSPGELQLEVTESLAAQDESVQATLQQLKSLGLTLALDDFGTGYSSLSSLHQLPVATVKIDRSFVSQAVQSAHHRVLIEATVRVAASLNMSTVAEGVESEAQASVVRSLGCEKGQGYLFSKPVVSEDLVGWLRSKDA; encoded by the coding sequence ATGAGTGAAAATCAATGCAACGGCGTAGCGGTGTTACGCCACGGATCCCAAGATAGCGTCACATCGCGCGGCGCGACAAGCGAGGAAGCGCTCTGCGAGCAGCCCGTGGAGGAGGCTATCAAGTCTTCGGCCGACTCGGTGTCCGCGAACGAAGCATTGATGGAGTTTCTCTATCGGGCGCCGATAGGGCTCTTGCAGATCTCCGCGCTCGGTGTGATCGAGATGATCAACCCGATGTCGGCCCGCTTGCTGATGCCGCTGTCGCCGGATGGCAACCTCGTTAACCTCTTCGACGTGCTGGAAACGATCGCGCCGCAATTCCGGCGCATGGTCCAGGAATACGAGGCGCCTGCGGGACCGGTGTGCGATGCGGTTCGCATCACCGTTCCGCGCGCTTCCAGAAACACGCTTGCCCCACAGGTCCTGTCGGTCAGTTTGCTCAAGCTCGACCAGAACCACCTGATGGCCATGGTGAGCGATGTCACCCTGGAGTCGCAGCGCGAGCAGTCTATTCTGGACAAGAAGCTCGGGGAGGCCGCACGCCGGGACAAGCTGACCAAGATGCCGAACCGCACGTCCATCTGCGAGTTCATTCAGGGTGGCGCGCAACCTCAGACTCGAAACGCGCGGCGCTTCGTAGTCCTATTTATCAATTGCGATCGTTTCAAGCAGATCAACGACTCGCTCGGTCACTCCGCGGGCGACGAAGTATTGGCAGAAGTCGCCAATCGATTGATAACGACACTGGGTCTGCCCGATTCGCAGAGCGGCCAATATGACAGCGGCCTGCTGGCGGGCCGGCTCGGGGGCGATGAGTTCGTCGTGGTGATCGGCGAGCCGCGATCCGAATCGGACGTCCTCTCGCTTGCGGATCGGATACTCGGTGTGTTGAGCGAGCCCTACCGGATCGCTGGCCAACAACTGCACCTTAGCGTCAGTATCGGGATCGTTCAGTCGGCGACGTCGAGCGCGCATCCCGATGCGATACTTCAGGACGCGAGCATCGCGATGGTGGAAGCCAAACGTCGCGGCGGCGCCCGGCATGTGAGTTTCGAACCTTCCATGCACGAGCGCGCTGCGCGTCGGGCGCAGATGGAGAATGATCTGCGTCGCGCGATCGGGAATCAGGAACTCTTCGTCGTCTATCAACCGGTCGTCATGCTTGCGCCTACTGCGGACCGGTGGTCGTTCCCGCCGCATGCCGCCGCTGTCGAAGCACTGGTGCGGTGGCGTCACCCCGTGAGAGGCGTCGTGCCGCCGGTCGAATTCATCGGCGTCGCGGAGGAATGCGGCTTGATCGGTGCATTGGGCGAATACGTTCTGGATACCGCGTGCCGTCAGTTCGTCGCATGGAAAAGAGAACTGGGACGCCTGGCCCCGCGCCTCCTGGCGGTCAACCTGTCTCGCGCGCAACTGACCGACGAAGGGTTCGTCGCCTATGTGTCTCGCACTCTGCAAGACAGCGGCATGAGTCCTGGCGAGCTGCAACTCGAAGTGACAGAAAGCCTCGCTGCGCAGGATGAATCGGTGCAGGCTACGTTGCAACAACTCAAGTCGCTTGGACTTACCTTGGCGCTCGACGACTTCGGAACGGGTTATTCCTCGCTTTCGAGCTTGCACCAGCTACCCGTGGCTACCGTCAAGATTGATCGATCGTTCGTCAGCCAGGCAGTGCAGAGTGCGCATCATCGCGTACTGATCGAAGCAACCGTCCGCGTGGCCGCGAGCCTGAACATGAGCACGGTTGCGGAGGGCGTGGAGAGCGAAGCACAGGCATCCGTGGTCCGCTCGCTCGGCTGCGAGAAGGGCCAGGGCTATTTGTTCAGCAAGCCGGTTGTGTCGGAGGATCTCGTCGGTTGGTTGAGGAGCAAAGACGCTTGA
- a CDS encoding hydroxyacid dehydrogenase, translating into MNKVFVSHPRHMLDHYFGARAAAALAKIADVAYNPEDRELTTAELADKARDADVVIAYRQTPAPRALFEALPKLAAFVRCAVDIRTVDVDAASEHGVLVTQASAGFVPAVSEWVIGAMLDLARATTAYASAYHRNEAPVPQMGRELRGSTLGVIGYGQISRYLCELALAFGMRVIVSDPYARIDDARVRAVDLDALLAQADFVVCLAPANEQTANLMNARAFDAMKPDAYFINAARGELVDDAALFAALESGRIAGCALDVGRAPDQMPSPRLAAHPRVVAAPHVGGLTPGAIEHQSMETVAQTESLFNGRMPVGAVNAAHAFRLARWGHAGIDVPADAR; encoded by the coding sequence ATGAACAAGGTATTCGTGAGTCACCCCCGGCACATGCTGGACCATTATTTCGGCGCCCGCGCGGCGGCGGCACTCGCGAAGATCGCGGACGTCGCCTACAACCCCGAAGACCGCGAGCTGACTACGGCCGAACTCGCGGACAAGGCGCGCGATGCGGATGTCGTCATCGCGTATCGTCAGACGCCTGCGCCGCGCGCGTTGTTCGAAGCGCTGCCGAAGCTCGCTGCGTTCGTGCGCTGTGCAGTCGATATCCGCACTGTCGATGTCGATGCCGCCAGCGAACATGGCGTGCTCGTCACGCAGGCGAGCGCGGGCTTCGTGCCGGCGGTATCCGAATGGGTGATCGGCGCAATGCTCGATCTCGCGCGCGCGACGACTGCGTATGCATCGGCGTATCACCGCAACGAAGCGCCCGTGCCGCAGATGGGCCGCGAATTACGCGGCAGCACGCTCGGCGTGATCGGATACGGACAGATATCGCGTTATCTGTGCGAGCTTGCGCTCGCTTTCGGGATGCGCGTGATCGTGTCCGATCCTTACGCGCGAATCGACGATGCCCGCGTGCGCGCCGTCGATCTGGACGCCTTGCTCGCGCAGGCCGATTTCGTCGTCTGTCTCGCGCCCGCGAACGAGCAGACCGCGAATCTGATGAATGCGCGCGCCTTCGACGCGATGAAACCCGATGCGTATTTCATCAACGCGGCGCGCGGTGAACTGGTCGATGACGCCGCGCTCTTCGCCGCGCTGGAGAGCGGACGGATCGCGGGATGCGCGCTCGATGTCGGGCGCGCGCCGGATCAGATGCCGTCGCCCCGGCTGGCTGCGCATCCGCGTGTGGTCGCGGCGCCGCATGTGGGTGGCTTGACGCCGGGCGCGATCGAGCATCAGTCGATGGAGACGGTCGCTCAGACCGAATCGCTGTTCAACGGTCGCATGCCGGTCGGCGCGGTGAATGCGGCGCACGCGTTCCGGCTGGCGCGCTGGGGCCACGCGGGCATCGACGTTCCGGCGGATGCGCGATGA